The following are from one region of the Rattus rattus isolate New Zealand chromosome 13, Rrattus_CSIRO_v1, whole genome shotgun sequence genome:
- the Gdf10 gene encoding growth/differentiation factor 10: MAPGPARISLRSQLLPLVPLLLLLRGAGCGHRVPSWSSLPSAADSVQRDRDLQQSPGDAAAALGPGAQDIVAVHMLRLYEKYNRRGAPPGGGNTVRSFRARLDVIDQKPVYFFNLTSMQDSEMILTATFHFYSEPPRWPRAREVFCKPRAKNASCRLLTPGLPARLHLIFRSLSQNTATQGLLRGAMALTPPPRGLWQAKDISSIIKAARRDGELLLSAQLDSGEKDPGVPRPSSHMPYILVYANDLAISEPNSVAVTLQRYDPFPAGDFEPGAAPNSSADPRVRRAAQVSKPLQDNELPGLDERPAPALHAQHFHKHEFWSSPFRALKPRTGRKDRKKKDQDTFTASSQVLDFDEKTMQKARRRQWDEPRVCSRRYLKVDFADIGWNEWIISPKSFDAYYCAGACEFPMPKIVRPSNHATIQSIVRAVGIVPGIPEPCCVPDKMNSLGVLFLDENRNVVLKVYPNMSVETCACR, encoded by the exons ATGGCTCCAGGTCCTGCTCGGATCAGCTTGAGGTCTCAGCTGCTGCCCTTGGTGccgctgctcctgctgctgcggGGCGCAGGCTGCGGCCACAGAGTCCCCTCATGGTCCTCACTGCCTTCAGCAGCTGACAGTGTGCAGAGGGACAGGGACCTCCAGCAGTCACCCGGAGACGCTGCAGCCGCTCTGGGCCCAGGCGCCCAGGACATAGTCGCTGTCCACATGCTCAGGCTCTATGAGAAGTACAACCGGAGAGGCGCTCCACCAGGAGGAGGCAACACCGTCCGAAGCTTCCGTGCCCGGCTGG ATGTGATCGACCAGAAGCCTGTGTATTTCTTCAACTTGACTTCCATGCAAGACTCAGAAATGATCCTCACAGCCACTTTCCACTTCTACTCAGAACCTCCACGGTGGCCCCGGGCTCGTGAGGTATTCTGCAAGCCCCGAGCTAAGAATGCATCCTGCCGGCTCCTGACCCCAGGTCTGCCTGCACGCTTGCACCTAATCTTCCGCAGTCTCTCGCAGAACACAGCCACTCAGGGGCTGCTCCGCGGGGCCATGGCCCTGACACCTCCACCACGTGGCCTCTGGCAGGCCAAGGACATCTCCTCAATCATCAAGGCTGCCCGAAGGGATGGAGAACTGCTTCTCTCTGCTCAGCTGGATTCTGGAGAGAAGGATCCCGGAGTGCCACGGCCCAGTTCCCACATGCCCTATATCCTTGTCTATGCAAATGACCTGGCCATCTCGGAGCCCAACAGTGTAGCAGTGACGCTACAGAGATACGACCCATTTCCAGCTGGAGACTTTGAGCCTGGAGCAGCCCCCAACAGCTCAGCGGATCCCCGCGTGCGCAGGGCGGCTCAGGTATCCAAACCCCTGCAAGACAATGAACTTCCAGGGCTGGACGAAAGACCAGCGCCTGCCCTGCACGCCCAGCATTTCCACAAGCACGAGTTCTGGTCCAGTCCTTTCCGGGCACTGAAACCCCGCACCGGGCGCAAAGACCGCAAGAAGAAAGACCAGGATACATTCACCGCCTCCTCGCAGGTGCTGGACTTTGACGAGAAGACGATGCAGAAAGCCAGGAGGCGGCAGTGGGATGAGCCTCGGGTCTGCTCCAGGAGGTACCTGAAGGTGGATTTTGCAGACATCGGGTGGAATGAATGGATCATCTCACCCAAGTCCTTTGATGCCTACTACTGTGCTGGAGCCTGCGAGTTCCCCATGCCCAAG ATCGTCCGCCCGTCCAACCATGCGACCATCCAGAGCATCGTCAGAGCTGTGGGCATTGTCCCTGGCATCCCGGAGCCATGCTGTGTCCCAGACAAGATGAACTCCCTTGGGGTCCTTTTCCTGGACGAGAATCGGAATGTGGTTCTGAAGGTGTACCCCAATATGTCCGTAGAGACCTGTGCCTGTCGGTAA